Genomic DNA from Candidatus Kaiserbacteria bacterium:
TGGTGGAAAAGACATGAACATACTTTTTATTACGACCGCACGACAAGGACTTACCCCAGAAGAGGAAAAGAATGAACCGTATGCGGGTAGTATTTTTGCAGTTGAAACTGATACAACAGGGCGCTTTGCCCATACATACAAAGGTGGAAAATAGTTGAAATTTTCTAAATTGTGTGTTTTAATCCAAACGAAGCACATTTCGTTTCATTGATATTTACAGGAGGATGCTGTGAGAACAAATAAGCATGTGTACGGCGAACGCGCAATTTGGGTGAAGGGCACAGAGGCGAAAATGGCAAAAGAAGGTCATTTAACGGTCATTATTCGGGAAGGAGACCGTTCTGACCCTGTCAGGACACCAATGCAGTGGTTGCCGTTGTTTGAATCGATTCCTGTGTACTGCATTGCCGTTCCTGGCGATCAAGTAAACGGAATCGCTCCACAGTTTGAACGGGATGAAGGAATTGCCGTCAAAGTTGTCCGTCGGACGGTTACGCGACTCCTTGATATAAAGAATAGTGACCTCAACTATTTGGGTGGATCTGCTGTCCCACGAAATAAGGAGTTCATAGAACGTTACCTTAAGGAAGAACTGTCGCCAGGGAAGACCTTTTCTCGGTTTGCTGTCTTGACCATTTACTGGGTCGTGTATCTTCCAAAGGAACCTCCTGCTCTCGACTAATACGCTTGACGCATCTTTGAACCACCCAAAACACCGGGTGGTTTTAATTTTGATAATGCGGTGAGATGTGTAACTATGTATGGGAAAATAAGGTTAGAATACATATGAAAAAAATACTCATATCCGCGCCGTACATGCACCGAGAGAAAGAGAAAGTCACCGAGATGCTCAAGGAGTATGATTTTGATGTAACATGGGCTTCTGTAGAGGAGCGACTTGAGGAAGCAGACCTACTCCCAATCATTGAAGCGTATGACGGTATCCTCTGTGGTGACGATAGAATTACAAAAAAGGTCATTGATGCCGCATTGCATTTAAAAGTTATCGTTAAGTGGGGAACGGGGATTGATTCGATAGATAAGGAATATGCTGAGTCAAAAGGAATACAGGTATGTCGAACTCCGAACGCATTTACCGAACCTGTTTCCGACACGACACTTGGACTCATTCTCAATGAGGTGAGAGGTATTGTACGAAACGACCGAGTGGTAAAAAGTGGTGGGTGGGATAAGCCACAGGGATATATGGTGCGTGAGAAAATTGTTGGCATAATAGGTTTTGGCGATATAGGGCAAGCAGTAGCAAAAAAACTTATTCCGTTTGGTCCAAAGGTTTTGGTAAACGATATACACGAGCCTCCTACGGAATTGCTCAAATCACTCAATGTGACGTATGCATCCAAAGATGAGATATACGAAACATGCGATATCATCACCCTTCACTGTGATCTCAATTCCACAAGTCAGTATCTTTTGAATACCGAAACATTTCTTAAAATGAAAAAGAAGCCATACATTATAAATACGGCTCGCGGTCCTCTTATTAAAGAAAGCGACCTTATTTTGGCACTACAGAATGGTGTGATAGCAGGAGTGGGAATCGATGTTTTTGAGCACGAGCCACTTTCTCTCGATAATCCTTTACGATCAATGGATGCAGTCACAGGGTCATGCCATAATACAAACAGTAGTCCATCGTGTTGGGATAAAATACATATCAATTCTCTCAAGATGATGGATGAAGCGTTACATAAATCATACAATGCTTAAAATTCCCTACATCTTTACTTCACAAGAACGATTTCTTGAACGATTTGGTTTAAAAAAAATTATTCCGAATGAGATTACGCGAGATAATTTTTTTGAATCATATTTTAGAACGAAGCGACCTTTTGTAGTACAAATCGGCGCCAATGATGGGAAGACACATGATTCACTCTATACATACATACTGAAGTATCAGCTCCCGGGGCTTCTCGTAGAGCCACAGCCTGATATATTTAATGCACTAAAGGAAAATTACAAAGGAAATAAAAACCTGCAGTTCGCAAATGTCGCGGTAGGAGAAAAAGATGGTCAGATGCCTTTTTATAGAATCAAGCCTGAGTTGGTTATGCCAGGGAAAGAGTATAAGGCATCGAGCGGATCCTCTTTTTTCAGAGAGCAAATTGTCGGAAATGTTATGAATAGGCTTCCGCCCAAAAATACGGGAATTCTTAAACATATTTCCAATAATCCTGATGACTATATACAAGAAACGCAGGTAATGGTGAAGACACTTCCGACGCTCCTTCGTGAGTTTAAAATAGACCATATTGATTTTCTACTTACTGATTGCCAAGGTGCAGATTACACGATACTCACACAACTGGAATTTGACCGCTTTGCACCCGATATCATTAATTATGAACACTGCTTGCTCAGTGCCGAAGATTTATCAGCGAGTAGGGAATTACTTACAGCGCACGGGTACAAGTATTTTATCCATGGCGTTGATACCTGTGCATATAACGTAGCTGCATGAAAAAAACAGCCCTCGTAATCTTTAAAAAAACATTCTCAGAAAAAGAGAGAAATTTTTTTAAAAATACTGCTCACTACGAGGTTGTTATTGCTCCTGCTGAACTCAAAGACGAAATCACATTGCTTGGGTATACCTATCTCGCGCTCGAGGAGTACGTTGAGGCGGGAAGTATTTATACTGCAAATACACTTGTGCAAGAACTTTCTACTCTTACGTTTCATGACGGTACTCGTGTTTCAAAATCATTCATATATAAAGGATATGAGTTATGGTGGATGAATTACGATACACTCTATTTTTTGTACTGTCTCCCATATTCTCAATACAAAAGATTGCTTGAACATCTCGTCATCTATGACGATATCCATTTGTATAACCCTCCATACCCGAGACTTTTTGAGTCTTTTATGACTGCGTATCGTAAAAACTTTAAAATTATTAAAGAACGAAAAATAAAAAGCCCCTCATTTTTACCCGTAGGAGTTTTTTGCCAAATAATGCTCACGTTTCTTTTTTTACCGGTACTTATCATACAGAGACGGCCAATCATGGTGTACATTAGCGATGAATTTCATGGGTCTAAAGATTATCACTTTAGAATGGGCTTTATCTATGAAGCCCTTCGTGCAAAAAATCTTTCCTTTGTCGAATATATTCGAAGTATTGAATCGTGGTCCACAGTTATTACGCATGCCTTTCGTCGAAAGAGACCTGTTGTGTATACAGATGCAATTTTGTTTATTGCTCGTTTCATCAGTTATGCAACAGGGGGTCGTCTCCGAGCAAAACGTCTTTTCAAAAACTATAGCACCGTAGGTGGGTATGATTCAGAAAAACAATTTAAATTAAGCCTCGCGACACAATATCTTTTGTGTGTGTACGATGATGTATGGGCGATACGGATTATGAAGGTATACCTCCGTGTTACGGGGGTTAAGTCAGCACTTATTGTGGCTGCTATGGGGAGAAATTTTCAAACAGTCTTGGCGTGTAAATTAAACAAAATCCCTATCATTGGAATTTTGCACGGAGTCGCCTCACAACACTATAATGTATATGACTTTATGCCTACGTATGACGGAGACAAGGTACTCTCGGTTGACAAGTATGGAGTGTGGAGTGAGTGGTGGAAGGAGTACTATACTGCCCATAGCCGAGTGTACCAAAAAGAGCAGTTGTATGTGTCAGGGCCAATGCGACCACTCATGCAAAATGAAGCAGTAGCTTATTCAAAAAAATTACCATCGGGCCCAATTAACGTTTTGTTGGTCTCAGAACAACTTGCTGTTCCTGAAGAAGTGCTTCCGTATCTCAAAGCACTTATTGAAGATAAAGGTATATCACTCTCTATAGTTTTCCGTCCGAAGTGGGGAGATTATTTTGATTTAAAAGAGTATGATACCGAGCATACGTTTATTGCAGAAAATCCCGAGGGGCTCATACAAAGAGTGAAGCAGAGCACCGACGTTTCAGAGGAGACTTTGAGAGACTTGCAAAACAGATTTTTTGGTAACCCATATCAAAATGGAAGTGCATGGGCAATAGAAGAAATTGAAAAAACATTAATTAAATAATACCGAAATCCCTTAATAAAATGATATAGTAATATTATTATGCTTCACTTACTCAAAGAAAAACTATTTTTTTTAAAGCAGTGGTACACCCTTGTTTTTACGTATCCGCAAAAAACACTTACGGTGGAGGCCTCACTTGATTACGATGAGTATTGGAAACAAAAGCGTGGAACTCAGGAAGGAAATAGAGCCCGACACATCACGGGTAATGAAAAGAAGCGTGCGGACTACGTTGCTTCAACTATTGGGAAAAAGGAGAAGGTAACTATTGGGGACATTGCTTCAGGGCC
This window encodes:
- a CDS encoding FkbM family methyltransferase, whose protein sequence is MLKIPYIFTSQERFLERFGLKKIIPNEITRDNFFESYFRTKRPFVVQIGANDGKTHDSLYTYILKYQLPGLLVEPQPDIFNALKENYKGNKNLQFANVAVGEKDGQMPFYRIKPELVMPGKEYKASSGSSFFREQIVGNVMNRLPPKNTGILKHISNNPDDYIQETQVMVKTLPTLLREFKIDHIDFLLTDCQGADYTILTQLEFDRFAPDIINYEHCLLSAEDLSASRELLTAHGYKYFIHGVDTCAYNVAA
- a CDS encoding phosphoglycerate dehydrogenase, whose amino-acid sequence is MKKILISAPYMHREKEKVTEMLKEYDFDVTWASVEERLEEADLLPIIEAYDGILCGDDRITKKVIDAALHLKVIVKWGTGIDSIDKEYAESKGIQVCRTPNAFTEPVSDTTLGLILNEVRGIVRNDRVVKSGGWDKPQGYMVREKIVGIIGFGDIGQAVAKKLIPFGPKVLVNDIHEPPTELLKSLNVTYASKDEIYETCDIITLHCDLNSTSQYLLNTETFLKMKKKPYIINTARGPLIKESDLILALQNGVIAGVGIDVFEHEPLSLDNPLRSMDAVTGSCHNTNSSPSCWDKIHINSLKMMDEALHKSYNA